The sequence TACGGATACGTTTCACATCTGAAGGTCGTAGCGCGTAATCATGAGGTGAAGTATTAGAACCCAATAACACGTCCGGTTGTGACACGCCTTGAGTCAGTTCAAGAGTTATAAACTGTATCGGTTTAATGCTAGTCAAAACAGTGCTTGCTTGTACTGAGTACACTGCCAACACCGAGATTAAAAGGGCGAAAATACGCTTCATAATTGATTACTGCTATCTAGTCTAACGAGGGATTAAATGTTACATTATAACATTAGTCAATTGCAAATGAGTGCTATTCATGTCGACATTGGTCGAACTCTCTAATATCTGTATTCAATTTGATGGGCGAAAAGTTCTCGACAATGTGTCGCTCAAACTGAATCGCGGTGAAATAACCACACTTATTGGTCCAAATGGCGCAGGTAAATCGACACTGGTTAAAGTTCTTCTTGGCCTACAACGTAAATTTAAAGGTCGCATAACCAAAGAGAAAACACTACGTATTGGTTATGTACCACAAAAACTTAAACTCAACGAATCTTTACCTCTGAACGTCGAACGTTTTCTTCGATTAGCCGGCAAATACAGTCAGCAAGAGATTGTCGAATCACTAAAGTTGGTAGGGGCTGAGCACTTATTAAGCTCCAATATGCACGCTTTGTCGGGTGGTGAAAATCAACGCGTACTCTTAGCGCGAGCACTTCTTCAGCGGCCTGACCTACTTGTGTTAGATGAACCCGCGCAAGGTGTAGACGTACAGGGCCAGATTGACCTTTATGACTTGATTGATACGATACGCCACCGATTCAACTGTGCTGTCTTTATGGTTTCTCACGACTTACACTTGGTCATGGCAAAGACTGACGATGTGGTCTGTCTGCATCATCACGTCTGTTGTTCAGGTTCACCAGCGGCGATTAGCCAACATCCTAGTTACATTGCGCTATTTGGCAACAATCGCAACGAGGCACTTGCGCTCTATCACCACAAGCACAACCATCACCACCACGATTTAGCAGGTCAACCCGTATCTGGCGATGCTGAAACCTGTTCGCACCATTCTCACGGCCATCATCATGATTGAGTTTTTGTTACCTTCTATTTTTGCTGGCTTGGGCATCGCTCTTATCGCTGGCCCGCTCGGCTCCTTCGTTGTATGGCGTAAAATGGCGTACTTCGGCGATACACTTGCACATGCCTCGTTAATGGGGATCGCACTCGGATTTTTACTCGATGTGAACTTGTACCTGGCGCTAGTGGTTTGCTGCCTCGCCCTCGCCTTTTTACTGGTGACTTTACAAAGGCAACAACAAGTTGCGACCGATACACTGCTAGGTATTCTGGCCCACAGTTCACTTTCTTTGGGTTTAGTTGCAGTCAGCTTTTTAGACGACGTTCGAATCGACTTGATGAGCTACTTGTTTGGTGACTTGTTGGCCGTCACGCCTGTTGATCTCATCTACATCTACTCTGGAGTGGTTGCTGTTTCAATTGTATTAGCAACATTCTGGCGTTCACTACTGGCGACAACGGTGAGCGAAGATCTCGCCGCTGTAGATGGCCATAATGTAGACTTGATGCGTTTATTGCTAATGCTAATGGTCGGTTTGGTGATTGCGATTGGGATGAAGTTTGTCGGTGCATTGATTATGACTTCACTACTTATTATTCCTGCAGCGACAGCAAGACGCTTTGCACAATCACCAGAGCAAATGGCCTTAGCGGCATCCGCCATTGGTTCTGTTGCAGTTCTACTTGGCTTAAGCCTATCGTGGCACTTTGACACACCAGCAGGCCCATCTGTCGTGATTAGTGCGACTGCAATGTTTGTACTGGCTCAATTATCCAAAGCCCGTGACTGAGCGACGAAAATAATAAAGGCTTCCCGAGGGAAGCCTTTACTTATTAAACCAAACTAAATCAAGCGCCTTCGTTGTGTAGCTCTAGATTCGCTAACTCTTGCTGAATCTCACGCTGTACTTTTGCATCATCGCTACGCAAAGACTCCAAGAAATCTAAGTATTCCTGATCAATGTCACCAGTGACGTACTCACCATTAAACACTGAAGTTTCAAACTTAGCGATGTCAGTGTTCCCTAAACCAACCGCTTCTACTAGATCTTCCAAGGTTTGGAAAATAAGTTCATCTGCACCAATTTGTTTGCAAATAGCTTCGTTGTCGCGACCATGAGCAATCAATTCGTTTGCGCTCGGCATATCAATACCATACACATTAGGGAAACGAATTTCCGGAGCAGCTGAAACCATAAATACTTTCTTCGCACCAGAGTCACGCGCCATTTCAATAATCTGCTCAGACGTTGTACCACGAACGATAGAGTCATCAACCAGTAGTACATTCTTATCTTTAAATTCTGAGCGGATAGCGTTCAACTTACGACGAACTGATTTTTTACGCTGTTGCTGTCCCGGCATGATAAAGGTACGGCCAACGTAACGATTTTTAACGAACCCTTGACGGTATGGTTTATCTATTGCTTGCGCAATTTGAAGTGCAATATCACACGAGGTT is a genomic window of Vibrio japonicus containing:
- the znuB gene encoding zinc ABC transporter permease subunit ZnuB, whose translation is MIEFLLPSIFAGLGIALIAGPLGSFVVWRKMAYFGDTLAHASLMGIALGFLLDVNLYLALVVCCLALAFLLVTLQRQQQVATDTLLGILAHSSLSLGLVAVSFLDDVRIDLMSYLFGDLLAVTPVDLIYIYSGVVAVSIVLATFWRSLLATTVSEDLAAVDGHNVDLMRLLLMLMVGLVIAIGMKFVGALIMTSLLIIPAATARRFAQSPEQMALAASAIGSVAVLLGLSLSWHFDTPAGPSVVISATAMFVLAQLSKARD
- the znuC gene encoding zinc ABC transporter ATP-binding protein ZnuC is translated as MSTLVELSNICIQFDGRKVLDNVSLKLNRGEITTLIGPNGAGKSTLVKVLLGLQRKFKGRITKEKTLRIGYVPQKLKLNESLPLNVERFLRLAGKYSQQEIVESLKLVGAEHLLSSNMHALSGGENQRVLLARALLQRPDLLVLDEPAQGVDVQGQIDLYDLIDTIRHRFNCAVFMVSHDLHLVMAKTDDVVCLHHHVCCSGSPAAISQHPSYIALFGNNRNEALALYHHKHNHHHHDLAGQPVSGDAETCSHHSHGHHHD